A stretch of the Macaca mulatta isolate MMU2019108-1 chromosome 16, T2T-MMU8v2.0, whole genome shotgun sequence genome encodes the following:
- the LOC106994062 gene encoding uncharacterized protein LOC106994062, with translation MTPALRCVFALAIVGLVLLLLQPEGALGEELQVPQPRAASWLNLGSFKKYIGKLFNSSPKKSKNHKKTANATNASPSKGTKYPPWTTTNPQLLNTSEPRPPTSSRGPR, from the exons ATG ACGCCGGCTCTGCGTTGCGTATTCGCTCTGGCCATAGTGGGCCTTgtgttgctgctgctgcagcccgaGGGTGCCCTGGGCGAGGAGTTGCAAGTGCCACAGCCCAGGGCCGCCAGTTGGCTGAACTTAGGCTCCTTCAAGAAGTACATAGGGAAGCTCTTCAACAGCAG CCCGAAGAAATCTAAAAACCACAAGAAAACTGCGAACGCCACGAACGCCTCCCCATCGAAAGGCACGAAATACCCTCCATGGACCACCACGAACCCCCAGTTGCTGAATACCTCGGAACCCCGACCACCGACCTCCTCCCGGGGCCCCAGGTAG
- the PPY gene encoding pancreatic polypeptide precursor: protein MAATRLCLSLLLLSTCVALLLQPLLGAQGAPLEPVYPGDNATPEQMAQYAADLRRYINMLTRPRYGKRHKEDTLAFSEWGSPHAAAPRELSPLDL, encoded by the exons ATGGCTGCCACACGCCTCTGCCTTTCCCTGCTGCTCCTGTCCACCTGTGTGGCTCTGTTACTACAGCCACTGCTGGGTGCCCAGGGAGCCCCGCTGGAGCCAGTGTACCCAGGGGACAATGCCACGCCAGAGCAGATGGCCCAGTATGCGGCTGATCTCCGTAGATACATCAACATGCTGACCAGACCTAG GTATGGGAAAAGACACAAAGAGGACACGCTGGCCTTCTCGGAGTGGGGGTCCCCGCATGCTGCTGCCCCCAG GGAGCTCAGCCCGCTGGACTTGTAA
- the PPY gene encoding pancreatic polypeptide isoform X1 gives MCDCDLMAATRLCLSLLLLSTCVALLLQPLLGAQGAPLEPVYPGDNATPEQMAQYAADLRRYINMLTRPRYGKRHKEDTLAFSEWGSPHAAAPRELSPLDL, from the exons ATGTGTGACTGTGACCTT ATGGCTGCCACACGCCTCTGCCTTTCCCTGCTGCTCCTGTCCACCTGTGTGGCTCTGTTACTACAGCCACTGCTGGGTGCCCAGGGAGCCCCGCTGGAGCCAGTGTACCCAGGGGACAATGCCACGCCAGAGCAGATGGCCCAGTATGCGGCTGATCTCCGTAGATACATCAACATGCTGACCAGACCTAG GTATGGGAAAAGACACAAAGAGGACACGCTGGCCTTCTCGGAGTGGGGGTCCCCGCATGCTGCTGCCCCCAG GGAGCTCAGCCCGCTGGACTTGTAA
- the PYY gene encoding peptide YY isoform X2 → MVLVRRPWPALATVILALLVCLGALVDAYPIKPEAPGEDASPEELSRYYASLRHYLNLVTRQRYGKRDGPDALLSKTFFPDGENRPIRSEVPDLW, encoded by the exons ATGGTGCTCGTGCGCAGGCCGTGGCCCGCCTTGGCCACAGTGATTCTGGCCCTGCTCGTCTGCCTGGGGGCTCTGGTCGACGCCTACCCCATCAAACCCGAGGCTCCTGGCGAAGACGCCTCCCCGGAGGAGCTGAGCCGCTACTACGCCTCCCTGCGCCACTACCTCAACCTGGTCACCCGGCAGCG GTATGGGAAAAGAGACGGCCCGGACGCGCTCCTTTCCAAAACGTTCTTCCCCGACGGCGAGAACCGCCCCATCAG GTCGGAGGTCCCAGACCTGTGGTGA
- the PYY gene encoding peptide YY isoform X1 — MVLVRRPWPALATVILALLVCLGALVDAYPIKPEAPGEDASPEELSRYYASLRHYLNLVTRQRYGKRDGPDALLSKTFFPDGENRPIRSRSEVPDLW; from the exons ATGGTGCTCGTGCGCAGGCCGTGGCCCGCCTTGGCCACAGTGATTCTGGCCCTGCTCGTCTGCCTGGGGGCTCTGGTCGACGCCTACCCCATCAAACCCGAGGCTCCTGGCGAAGACGCCTCCCCGGAGGAGCTGAGCCGCTACTACGCCTCCCTGCGCCACTACCTCAACCTGGTCACCCGGCAGCG GTATGGGAAAAGAGACGGCCCGGACGCGCTCCTTTCCAAAACGTTCTTCCCCGACGGCGAGAACCGCCCCATCAGGTCGCG GTCGGAGGTCCCAGACCTGTGGTGA